The Pseudomonas sp. MH9.2 genomic interval TGCCGTACAGGTCGTACTTTTCACCGTTGGCCGTGTCCTGGCCGTGAAACTTGGTGCCATACCAGGACGCGGTTCCCGATGCTACGTAGCGCTTGGAGTCAGACAACGGGAAATAGGTCTTGCCCAGCACGGTGTAGGGGTTGGCCTTGTACGGACCGTTATGCAGGGTCGGCACTGCATCCGGAATCCGCGAGACATCGACATCCCACCACGGCGCACCATCTTTGTGCGCACGGTTGATATCCAGACCTGGGGCCGAACGCACAGCCGTACTCTGTGGCGAGCGGCTGGTCGAACAGCTGGCCACCAGGATGGTCAAGGCTGCGAAGGCCAGGAACTTTAGTGGTTTGCGAATCGGCAATGCCCGCATTACTTGACGCCCCGTGCTTGGACCAGCAGTTCAGACAGTTGATGCACGGCCATGGCGTACATCACACTGCGGTTGTAGCGCGTGATTGCATAAAAATTCTTCAGGCCCATCCAGTATTCAGGGCCATTTTCACCATCGAGCCGGAAAGCGGTCACCGGCATATCATCGCGCAGCGCATCATGACTCGACCACCCCAACGCTCGCAACTCCCCAACATTCTTTACCGGATCGATTCCAGGGCTCAAACCTTCGTCGGCATGCTCACCGCGCACCGTCGCCAGGCTCACAACCGGCTCGCCCGCGACCCAACCGTGACGTTTGAAATAGCTGGCAACGCTACCGATCGCATCGTCCGGATCGGTCCAGATATTGATGTGGCCATCACCGTCGAAATCCACGGCATACGCCCGAAAGCTGCTGGGCATGAACTGCGGCAATCCCATAGCACCGGCGTACGAGCCTTTAAGCGTCAGGGGGTCGACTTGCTCTTCACGGGCCAGCATCAGGAACTCGCGCAGCTCCTTGCGGAAGAAGTCGGCACGCGGCGGATAGTCGAAGCCCAACGTCGACAAGGCGTCTATTACGCGGTAGTTGCCGGTATTGCGACCATAAAACGTTTCCACGCCGATGATCGAAACGATGACTTGTGCCGGTACGCCGTACTCCTGCTCGGCACGTGCAAGGACCGCTTCGTGTTGACGCCAGAAGTCCACGCCACGCGCAATACGCGCATCAGTGACGAAAATCGGCCGGTAGTCCTTCCATTGTTTTACCCGTTCGGCCGGACGAGAAATTGCGTCGAGAATGGCCTGTTTACGTTCTGCTTCGCGAAAAACAGCCATGAGCTGTTCACCGGCAAACCCATAGTCGCGGGTCATTTCGCCGACGAACTCAGCCACTTGCGGCGAGCCGTCGTAATCGCCTGCGGCCGCCTCCTGCACTGAACCAAGGATGCCCACCAGGCCGACCAACGGAGCATATCGAGCAGCCCAGCTACGCATTACTTGCATTGAGTTGTTCACCTTAATCAAACCTGTGCGATCCACTTACGATGGGTATGGACCGACATCAAAACCCCAAACGCTGACAACAGTGTTACCAGCGAGGTTCCGCCATAGCTAATGAATGGCAATGGGACACCTACAACCGGCAACAGGCCACTGACCATACCGATGTTGACGAAAACGTAAACAAAAAACGTCATTGTCAGGCTACCGGCCAACAATTTGCCAAACAGCGTCTGAGCTTGAGCGGTGATCACCAGCCCTCGACCGATCAACAGAACATAGATCAGCAACAGGGCGCAAATACCCACCAAGCCAAACTCTTCACCCAACACAGCAATAATAAAGTCGGTGTGGCTTTCCGGCAAAAAGTCCAGGTGCGACTGCGTACCCAGCAACCAGCCCTTGCCAAATACGCCGCCAGAACCAATCGCCGCCTTGGACTGAATGATGTTCCAGCCAGTGCCCAGCGGGTCACTTTCCGGGTCGAGGAACGTCAGGATTCGTTGTTTCTGGTAGTCGTGCATGAAGAAAAACCACATGCCGACCGCCACCGGCACGGCTGCGGTGAGCACACCAATGATCCAGCGCCAGCGCAGGCCGGCCATGAACAGTACAAACGTACCCGACGCCAGGATCAGCAAAGAAGTGCCCAGGTCCGGCTGGCGCACGATAAGGATGAACGGAAGACCGATCAGCCCCAGGCTCAAGGCCACGTGCTTCAAGTGCGGCGGCAACGTGTGCTTGGCCAGGTACCAGGCGATGGTCGCCGGCATGATGATTTTCATGAATTCGGAAGGCTGGAAGCGAATGACGCCGGGGATGTTGATCCAGCGGGTCGCGCCCATGGCGTTGTGGCCCATGACGTCCACCACCACCAGCAGCATCAGCCCCACTACGTAGGCGGCCGGTACCCAGCGCGCCATGAAACGCGGCTCGAGCTGCGCGATGATGAACATCGACACCAGGCCGATACCAAAGGAGGTCGCCTGCTTGATCAGCAGATCCCAATTCTTGCCACTGGCCGAATACAGCACGAACAAACTGCCGGCGGCCAGGGTCAGCAACAGGATCAGCAGCGGCCCATCGATATGAATGCGCTGGAGGAAACTGGCGCGACGGCGCATCACGTCCTCGCTGGAAAGGATGCGGTCGAAATTACTCTTCACGGGCCGAAGCCTCCGCATTTGAGGTGCTGGCGTACTCAGGTTTGAGCAAACCGTCCGGGCCAAGCAACCAGGCATCCATCACCTGGCGGACCACGGGGGCCGCGACGCCAGAACCGGACTCGCCGTTCTCCACCATCACTGCCACGACTATTTTCGGGTTATCCGCCGGGGCGAAGCCGACGAACAGGGCATGGTCACGGTGACGCTCCTGAATCTTGGAGCGGTCATACTTCTCACCCTGCTTGATTGCCACCACTTGAGCGGTACCGCTTTTGCCGGCAATTCGGTATTGCGAACCGATCGCAGCCTTGCGCGCAGTACCACGGGCGCCGTGCATCACTTGTTGCATGCCGTGATTGACCTTGTTCCAGTCCGAGGCGTCACGCAGCACGATGTCCGGCATCGGGTTTGCGTCTACCGGCGGCAAGCCCTCGATGGTTTTTGCCAGGTGCGGACGATTCCACTTGCCCTTGTTGGCCACCAGTGCGGTCGCTTGCGCCAGTTGCAGCGGGGTCGCCTGCATATAGCCCTGACCGATACCGAGGATCAGCGTCTCGCCAGGAAACCAGGCCTGACGCCGGGTAATCCGCTTCCAGTCTCGCGACGGCATCAAGCCTGGCGACTCTTCGAACATGTCCAGCGACACCTTCTGCCCGATCCCGAACTTGTTCAGGTACGACGACAGCCGGTCGATGCCGAGCTTGTGCGCCAGGTCGTAAAAGTAGGTGTCGTTGGAGCGCATGATCGCCGTGTCCAGATCGACCCAGCCATCGCCCGTGCGGTTCCAGTTGCGATATTTGTGGTCGTAGTTCGGCAATTGGTAATAGCCCGGGTCAAACACCCGAGTGGATGCCGTGACGACGCCACTGTCTAGCCCGGCGATAGCAACAGCCGGTTTGATCGTCGAACCCGGCGGGTACAAGCCACGCAGAATACGGTTGAACAAGGGCCGGTCAATGGAGTCCCGCAGCTCGGCATAGGCTTTAAAACTGATGCCGGTGACAAACAGGTTAGGGTCGAAACTCGGCTGACTGACCATCGCCAGCACTTCGCCAGTACGCGGATCAAGCGCGACCACCGCACCGCGACGCCCGGCCAATGCAATTTCGGCGGCTTCCTGCAGTTTGATGTCGAGGCTCAGGACGATGTCTTTGCCTGGCGAAGGATCGGTGCGCTTGAGCACACGCAATACTCGCCCGCGGGCGTTGGTTTCAACTTCTTCGTAGCCCACCTGACCATGCAGCTCCGGCTCGTAGAAACGCTCGATGCCGGTTTTGCCGATATGGTGGGTGCCGCTGTAATTGACCGGGTCGAGCACCTTGAGCTCTTTCTCGTTGATCCGCCCCATGTAACCCACCGAGTGCGCGAAGTGCGCACCCTGCGGATAGTGGCGAACCAGCTGCGCAACCACCTCAACGCCGGGCAGACGGAACTGGTTGACGGCAACGCGGGCAATTTGCTCTTCAGTCAGCTCAAACAGAATGGGCACCGGCTCGAATGGCCGTCGCCCCTGCTTCATGCGCTTCTCGAACAGCACCCGATCATCAGGCGTCAATTCCAGCACGCTGACAATGACGTCCAGCACCTGCTCCCAGTCGCCAGAACGCTCGCGGGTCATGCTCAAGCTGAAACTGGCCCGATTATCGGCGACGACCACCCCATTGCGGTCGTAGATCAACCCACGGGGTGGCGGAATCGGCTGAACATGAACCCGGTTGTTCTCCGACAGGGTCGAGTGATACTCGTACTGGATGACCTGCAGGAAATACAGCCGCGCAATCAGCACGCACACCAACACCACCACCGCCACAGCCCCGACCACGACTCTGCCGCGCACTAGGCGGGCATCTTTCTCATGGTCCTTGAGGCGAATCGGCTGGGACATTTAGGGCGTGTTCACACGACTACTTGTGATAAGGGTGCCCGGACAGAACAGTCCAGGCGCGATACATCTGCTCACCAATGAGGATGCGCACGAGTGGATGCGGCAAGGTCAGCGGGGACAACGACCAGCGTTGTTCGCTACGCGCGCAAACCTCCGGCGCCAGCCCTTCCGGGCCACCGACCAT includes:
- the mltB gene encoding lytic murein transglycosylase B — protein: MQVMRSWAARYAPLVGLVGILGSVQEAAAGDYDGSPQVAEFVGEMTRDYGFAGEQLMAVFREAERKQAILDAISRPAERVKQWKDYRPIFVTDARIARGVDFWRQHEAVLARAEQEYGVPAQVIVSIIGVETFYGRNTGNYRVIDALSTLGFDYPPRADFFRKELREFLMLAREEQVDPLTLKGSYAGAMGLPQFMPSSFRAYAVDFDGDGHINIWTDPDDAIGSVASYFKRHGWVAGEPVVSLATVRGEHADEGLSPGIDPVKNVGELRALGWSSHDALRDDMPVTAFRLDGENGPEYWMGLKNFYAITRYNRSVMYAMAVHQLSELLVQARGVK
- the mrdA gene encoding penicillin-binding protein 2; protein product: MSQPIRLKDHEKDARLVRGRVVVGAVAVVVLVCVLIARLYFLQVIQYEYHSTLSENNRVHVQPIPPPRGLIYDRNGVVVADNRASFSLSMTRERSGDWEQVLDVIVSVLELTPDDRVLFEKRMKQGRRPFEPVPILFELTEEQIARVAVNQFRLPGVEVVAQLVRHYPQGAHFAHSVGYMGRINEKELKVLDPVNYSGTHHIGKTGIERFYEPELHGQVGYEEVETNARGRVLRVLKRTDPSPGKDIVLSLDIKLQEAAEIALAGRRGAVVALDPRTGEVLAMVSQPSFDPNLFVTGISFKAYAELRDSIDRPLFNRILRGLYPPGSTIKPAVAIAGLDSGVVTASTRVFDPGYYQLPNYDHKYRNWNRTGDGWVDLDTAIMRSNDTYFYDLAHKLGIDRLSSYLNKFGIGQKVSLDMFEESPGLMPSRDWKRITRRQAWFPGETLILGIGQGYMQATPLQLAQATALVANKGKWNRPHLAKTIEGLPPVDANPMPDIVLRDASDWNKVNHGMQQVMHGARGTARKAAIGSQYRIAGKSGTAQVVAIKQGEKYDRSKIQERHRDHALFVGFAPADNPKIVVAVMVENGESGSGVAAPVVRQVMDAWLLGPDGLLKPEYASTSNAEASAREE
- the rodA gene encoding rod shape-determining protein RodA, whose product is MRRRASFLQRIHIDGPLLILLLTLAAGSLFVLYSASGKNWDLLIKQATSFGIGLVSMFIIAQLEPRFMARWVPAAYVVGLMLLVVVDVMGHNAMGATRWINIPGVIRFQPSEFMKIIMPATIAWYLAKHTLPPHLKHVALSLGLIGLPFILIVRQPDLGTSLLILASGTFVLFMAGLRWRWIIGVLTAAVPVAVGMWFFFMHDYQKQRILTFLDPESDPLGTGWNIIQSKAAIGSGGVFGKGWLLGTQSHLDFLPESHTDFIIAVLGEEFGLVGICALLLIYVLLIGRGLVITAQAQTLFGKLLAGSLTMTFFVYVFVNIGMVSGLLPVVGVPLPFISYGGTSLVTLLSAFGVLMSVHTHRKWIAQV